The Dioscorea cayenensis subsp. rotundata cultivar TDr96_F1 chromosome 19, TDr96_F1_v2_PseudoChromosome.rev07_lg8_w22 25.fasta, whole genome shotgun sequence genome includes a window with the following:
- the LOC120250167 gene encoding E3 ubiquitin-protein ligase RHA1B-like codes for MGFPTSYSPMFLPSLFIPLAFLLAFVRRFLIAFFHSIGLSNLLFLNSIDQSQSQSQSQSPPFFFPSLSALLIQESLPILHFDDLRHHPGYAGAESCAVCLHDFEGSAEVRRLRNCRHVFHRCCLDRWIELDQCSCPLCRSSLIPSHLDDAFFGRRL; via the coding sequence atgggatTCCCCACGAGCTACTCACCGATGTTCCTCCCGAGCCTCTTCATTCCCTTGGCCTTCCTTCTCGCCTTCGTCCGTCGTTTCCTCATCGCCTTCTTCCACTCCATCGGCCTCTCCAACCTCCTTTTCCTTAACTCCATTGACCAATCCCAATCCCAATCCCAATCCCAATCCCCACCCTTCTTCTTCCCCTCCCTCTCCGCTCTTCTTATCCAGGAATCTCTCCCGATCCTCCACTTTGATGATCTCCGGCACCATCCGGGATACGCCGGCGCAGAGAGCTGCGCGGTGTGCTTGCACGATTTTGAAGGCTCGGCGGAAGTACGGCGGCTCCGTAATTGCAGACATGTGTTCCATCGCTGCTGCCTGGATCGATGGATCGAGCTCGATCAGTGTAGTTGTCCTCTTTGTCGCTCTTCTCTCATCCCTTCCCACCTCGACGATGCCTTCTTTGGCCGCCGTCTCTGA